A section of the Vidua macroura isolate BioBank_ID:100142 chromosome 23, ASM2450914v1, whole genome shotgun sequence genome encodes:
- the PRDM2 gene encoding PR domain zinc finger protein 2 isoform X5: protein MRDSKEAHKEEDETPSVSAVLSLEQTAVIQEMVNQDVLPKLMIPSPTNETQVVTEDKQGEAINCASDDLDDDEEEDEEEEDEEEIEDTNMPRENAGMPLICEEKLDSMEEQKSTSEESPESSPKKKLVVKIPKAEGESNGDVQETFMFPCQHCERKFTTKQGLERHMHIHISTLSHAFKCRYCGKAFGTQINRRRHERRHEAGPKRKPFLTLTSSQHLDNVADNQVIVDDGLKDDLNVSSLVQDSVVLDSEKVSQEMSNSTFAEENKEPKELHPCKYCKKVFGTHTNMRRHQRRVHERHLIPKGVRRKGFFTEEPPLPTEPAPAVQSVYIASTEIEEEGEGDDVYLMDISSNISENLNYYIDGKIQSNSSTSNCDVIQMESNSADLYGLNCIISPVTVEISTNLKVTQTHVNEPPKEPASSGSSESKKRRTASPPLVPKIKTEIDPEPITPTSSLNLPLSISTESLPFHKEKGVYLSSKLKQLLQTQDNKKITPSSEIPKIGPSVTSSSVLPPVSSRFKRRTSSPPSSPQHSPVLRDFVKSGEGKTVWNDNVRSSKMPKLESHSNSPAWSLTGREDKETLSPLCFEEYKISKDWTAAPTFGNVCNQQPLDLSSGMKQRSDVKSKTQVPWESVLDLSVHKKPCSDAEIREYKENSTHATCSGVKKKKPTTCMLQKVLLNEYNGTEAAPDSALGTDSAASPSKALEPEAEPDVDPALSAPSSTDTQPLSSAASPVPQASAAPAVCQLPPLLTPTNPPSPPPCLPVLTVATSPPPLLPTMPLPIPDVSASATNTSSCPSPLSNTTTQSPLPVLSPTVSPSPSPVPSVEPLISAASPGPPTLSSSSSSSSSSSFSSSSSSSSPSPPPLSVVSSVVSSADNLESSLPIIKQEEAESEQQKAREDPHTSSESGVVQETFNKSFVCNVCESPFLSIKDLTKHLSIHAEEWPFKCEFCVQLFRDKTDLSEHRFLLHGVGNIFVCSVCKKEFAFLCNLQQHQRDLHPDKECTHHEFESGTLRPQNFTDPSKANAEHMQNLPEDSLEPSKEEEDEDLNDSSEELYTTIKIMASGVKSKDPDVRMGLNQHYPSFKPPPFQYHHRNPMGIGVTATNFTTHNIPQTFTTAIRCTKCGKSVDNMPELHKHILACASASDKKRYTPKKNPVPLKQTVQPKNGMVVIAGPGKNAFRRMGQPKRLNFNVEISKMSSNKLKISALKKKNQLVQKAILQKKKSAQQKAELKNNPSETDSHICPYCNREFTYIGSLNKHASYSCPKKPISPSSKKNSSKKSAASSPANSDKGSNQRRRTADAEIKMQSTQPHLGKTRARTSGPAQLQLPSASFKSKQNVKFVPSMRSKKPNSSSSLRNSSPVRVSKMSHVDGKKTKVVSKNNSSGISSKASRKLHVRIQRNNKAVLPSKSAVASKKKADRFSVKSRERIGGPITRSLQQAANAEAAENKRDESSTKQELKDFSLLEGMGTTLWQQLSELCSVLGVRGNPGDAARPLLLCKLLSPGGSCPRGFRLGCFWFSGLSAFSIARLLFKILVWFLVIFSGEMS from the exons ATGAGGGATTCTAAAGAAG CTCATAAAGAGGAGGATGAAACgccttctgtttctgctgtgctgtctcTGGAACAAACAGCTGTGATTCAGGAAATGGTAAATCAAGATGTACTTCCAAAGCTGATGATCCCCAGTCCAACCAACGAAACACAAGTGGTAACTGAAGACAAACAAGGAGAAGCAATAAACTGTGCATCAGATGATTTAGATGAtgatgaagaggaggatgaagaagaggaagatgaagaggaGATAGAAGATACCAATATGCCTAGAGAAAATGCTGGAATGCCTTTGATATGTGAGGAAAAGTTGGACTCCATGGAAGAACAAAAGAGTACATCAGAGGAATCTCCAGAAAGCTCTCCAAAGAAAAAACTCGTGGTGAAAATTCCAAAAGCAGAGGGGGAATCCAACGGTGATGTTCAGGAAACATTCATGTTTCCTTGCCAGCATTGTGAGAGGAAGTTTACAACAAAGCAAGGACTTGAGCGCCACATGCACATCCATATATCCACCCTGAGCCACGCGTTCAAGTGTCGATACTGCGGGAAAGCCTTTGGCACTCAGATCAACAGGCGGAGGCACGAGCGACGCCACGAGGCCGGGCCGAAAAGGAAACCGTTCCTGACACTGACCTCGTCACAACACCTGGATAATGTTGCTGATAACCAAGTCATTGTGGATGATGGTCTTAAAGATGACCTGAATGTTTCCAGTCTTGTGCAAGACTCTGTTGTTTTGGATTCTGAGAAAGTTTCCCAGGAAATGTCAAACTCCACGTTTGCTGAGGAAAATAAGGAGCCCAAAGAATTGCATCCATGCAAATACTGCAAAAAGGTTTTTGGTACTCACACCAACATGCGGAGGCATCAGCGTAGGGTTCACGAGCGTCATCTTATTCCCAAAGGTGTCAGAAGAAAAGGGTTCTTTACTGAAGAGCCACCTCTCCCGacagagccagccccagcagtcCAGAGTGTGTACATAGCGAGCACAGAAATAGAAGAGGAAGGTGAAGGAGATGATGTCTACCTTATGGATATATCCAGCAATATCTCTGAGAATTTAAATTACTACATTGATGGTAAAATTCAGTCCAACAGCAGCACTAGCAATTGTGACGTGATTCAGATGGAGTCCAACTCTGCAGACTTGTATGGATTGAATTGTATAATCAGTCCGGTCACAGTGGAAATTTCCACAAATTTAAAGGTTACACAGACACATGTGAATGAACCTCCTAAGGAACCCGCTAGCAGTGGGAGCAGTGAATCCAAAAAGAGAAGAACTGCCAGCCCTCCTCTTgtaccaaaaataaaaactgaaatagaCCCAGAACCTATAACTCCTACTAGTTCTTTAAATCTTCCTCTTAGCATTTCAACAGAAAGCTTAccttttcataaagaaaaaggGGTTTATTTGTCGTCAAAATTAAAGCAGCTTCTTCAGACACAGGACAATAAGAAGATAACTCCATCAAGTGAAATCCCTAAAATAGGACCTTCTGTTACATCATCATCTGTTTTGCCTCCAGTATCCAGCAGGTTTAAAAGAAGGACCAGCTCTCCTCCCAGTTCTCCACAGCACAGTCCAGTGCTTCGAGACTTTGTCAAATCAGGTGAGGGAAAAACTGTGTGGAATGATAATGTTCGGAGTTCAAAAATGCCAAAGTTAGAAAGCCACAGCAACTCACCTGCTTGGAGCTTGACTGGAAGAGAGGACAAAGAGACTTTGAGCCCTCTTTGCTTTGAAGAATATAAAATATCGAAAGACTGGACAGCAGCTCCGACTTTTGGCAATGTGTGCAACCAGCAGCCATTGGATTTATCCAGTGGTATGAAACAAAGGTCTGATGTCAAAAGCAAGACTCAGGTTCCCTGGGAATCTGTTCTAGATCTAAGTGTGCATAAGAAGCCTTGCAGTGATGCTGAAATTAGGGAATACAAAGAAAATTCCACACATGCAACGTGTAGCGGCGTTAAGAAGAAGAAACCCACCACTTGCATGTTGCAGAAGGTTCTGCTGAACGAGTACAATGGGACGGAAGCAGCCCCAGACAGCGCGCTGGGCACGGACAGCGCCGCCAGCCCCAGCAAGGCCCTGGAGCCTGAGGCAGAGCCCGACGTGGATCCCGCGCTCTCGGCGCCGTCTTCCACTGACACTCAGCCCCTGAGCTCCGCCGCTTCCCCCGTGCCACAGGCGTCTGCTGCACCTGCCGTGTGCCAGCTGCCTCCGTTGTTAACGCCCACCAACCCCCCGTCCCCGCCGCCCTGCCTGCCCGTGCTAACAGTGGCCACCTCACCTCCCCCACTGCTCCCAACGATGCCCTTACCGATCCCAGatgtctctgccagtgccactAACACTTCCTCCTGTCCCTCGCCACTCTCCAACACTACTACCCAGTCCCCACTACCAGTTCTTTCACCTACAGTTTCTCCTTCTCCATCCCCTGTCCCTTCTGTTGAACCTcttatttctgctgcttcacCTGGCCCCCCTACACTgtcttcctcatcttcctcctcctcttcctcctctttctcatcctcttcctcctcatcgTCTCCATCTCCACCTCCTCTTTCTGTAGTTTCTTCTGTTGTTTCCTCTGCTGATAACCTTGAAAGTTCTCTCCCAATAATAAAACAGGAAGAAGCTGAAAGCGAGCAGCAGAAAGCGAGAGAAGATCCTCATACTTCAAGTGAATCAGGAGTAGTGCAGGAAACGTTCAACAAGAGCTTTGTGTGCAATGTCTGCGAatcaccttttctttccattaaagACCTAACAAAGCATTTATCCATTCATGCTGAAGAATGGCCCTTCAAATGTGAATTCTGTGTACAGCTTTTTAGGGATAAAACAGACTTGTCAGAACATCGCTTTCTGCTTCATGGAGTAGGGAATATCTTTGTTTGTTCAGTGTGTAAAAaggaatttgcttttttatgcAATTTGCAACAGCATCAACGGGATCTCCATCCAGACAAAGAGTGCACACATCATGAGTTTGAAAGTGGGACTTTGAGACCCCAGAATTTCACTGACCCTAGTAAGGCGAACGCAGAGCACATGCAGAACCTGCCAGAAGATTCTTTGGAACCTtcaaaagaggaggaagatgaagatCTAAATGATTCTTCTGAAGAGCTTTATACTACTATAAAAATAATGGCTTCTGGAGTGAAATCTAAAGATCCAGATGTTCGTATGGGCCTCAATCAACACTACCCAAGCTTTAAACCACCTCCGTTCCAGTATCACCATCGTAATCCTATGGGTATTGGAGTTACTGCAACAAACTTCACAACCCATAATATCCCACAGACTTTTACTACTGCCATTCGATGCACAAAATGTGGAAAAAGTGTTGATAACATGCCTGAGTTACACAAACACATACTGGCTTGTGCATCTGCTAGTGATAAAAAGAGATACACacctaaaaaaaatccagtaccCCTCAAACAGACAGTGCAGCCTAAGAATGGCATGGTGGTTATTGCAGGGCCTGGGAAGAACGCCTTCAGACGAATGGGTCAGCCTAAAAGACTCAATTTCAATGTTGAGATTAGCAAAATGTCCTCcaataaactaaaaataagtgcattgaaaaagaaaaaccagctTGTACAGAAAGCTATcctgcaaaaaaagaaatctgcccagcagaaggcagaactgaaaaataacCCATCTGAGACGGACTCTCACATCTGCCCCTACTGCAACAGAGAGTTCACTTACATTGGGAGTTTGAACAAACACGCATCATACAGCTGCCCCAAAAAACCCATCTCTCCCTCCTCCAAAAAGAATTCTTCCAAAAAAAGTGCAGCTTCTTCACCTGCAAACAGTGACAAAGGCAGCAACCAGCGCAGGCGAACAGCAGAtgcagaaatcaaaatgcagagcaCTCAGCCTCATCTGGGCAAGACGAGAGCACGAACCTCAGgacctgcacagctccagctcccctcTGCCTCCTTCAAGTCCAAACAAAACGTTAAATTTGTACCTTCCATGCGATCTAAAAAGCCAAATTCATCTTCATCGTTGAGGAACTCTAGTCCTGTAAGAGTGTCTAAAATGTCCCATGTTGATGGGAAAAAAACTAAGGTGGTTTCTAAGAACAATTCCTCTGGAATCTCCAGCAAAGCGTCGCGGAAATTGCACGTCAGAATACAAAGGAATAATAAAGCTGTTTTGCCAAGTAAATCTGCTGTGGCGAGTAAGAAAAAGGCAGACAGGTTCAGTGTAAAATCTAGAGAGAGGATTGGAGGACCAATCACACGGAgtctgcagcaggcagcaaatgcagaagcagcagaaaacaaaagagatgAAAGCAGTACAAAGCAAGAACTGAAAGATTTCAG ttTGCTGGAAGGCATGGGAACCACCTTGTGGCAGCAACTGTCTGAGCTGTGTTCAGTCCTGGGTGTTAGAGGCAATCCAGGGGATGCAGCCAggcccctcctgctctgcaagcTCCTCAGCCCTGGTGGGAGCTGCCCAAGGGGATTCAGGCTGGGGTGTTTCTGGTTCTCTGGTTTGTCAGCATTTTCTATTGCAAGGctgttatttaaaattcttGTTTGGTTCCTGGTGATTTTCTCTGGGGAGATGTCATAG
- the PRDM2 gene encoding PR domain zinc finger protein 2 isoform X1 produces the protein MNQNTTDSPVAVETLDDVPEHVLRGLPEDVRLFPSAVDKTRLGVWATKSILKGKKFGPFVGDKKKRSQVKSNVYMWEVYYPNLGWMCVDATDPEKGNWLRYINWARSGKEQNLFPLEINRTIYYKSLKPIAAGEELLVWYNGEDDPAIAAAIEEERASARSRRHSPKARRGKKKTQEGKNKGKKAAETKQKKTDLDSTSADMRDSKEAHKEEDETPSVSAVLSLEQTAVIQEMVNQDVLPKLMIPSPTNETQVVTEDKQGEAINCASDDLDDDEEEDEEEEDEEEIEDTNMPRENAGMPLICEEKLDSMEEQKSTSEESPESSPKKKLVVKIPKAEGESNGDVQETFMFPCQHCERKFTTKQGLERHMHIHISTLSHAFKCRYCGKAFGTQINRRRHERRHEAGPKRKPFLTLTSSQHLDNVADNQVIVDDGLKDDLNVSSLVQDSVVLDSEKVSQEMSNSTFAEENKEPKELHPCKYCKKVFGTHTNMRRHQRRVHERHLIPKGVRRKGFFTEEPPLPTEPAPAVQSVYIASTEIEEEGEGDDVYLMDISSNISENLNYYIDGKIQSNSSTSNCDVIQMESNSADLYGLNCIISPVTVEISTNLKVTQTHVNEPPKEPASSGSSESKKRRTASPPLVPKIKTEIDPEPITPTSSLNLPLSISTESLPFHKEKGVYLSSKLKQLLQTQDNKKITPSSEIPKIGPSVTSSSVLPPVSSRFKRRTSSPPSSPQHSPVLRDFVKSGEGKTVWNDNVRSSKMPKLESHSNSPAWSLTGREDKETLSPLCFEEYKISKDWTAAPTFGNVCNQQPLDLSSGMKQRSDVKSKTQVPWESVLDLSVHKKPCSDAEIREYKENSTHATCSGVKKKKPTTCMLQKVLLNEYNGTEAAPDSALGTDSAASPSKALEPEAEPDVDPALSAPSSTDTQPLSSAASPVPQASAAPAVCQLPPLLTPTNPPSPPPCLPVLTVATSPPPLLPTMPLPIPDVSASATNTSSCPSPLSNTTTQSPLPVLSPTVSPSPSPVPSVEPLISAASPGPPTLSSSSSSSSSSSFSSSSSSSSPSPPPLSVVSSVVSSADNLESSLPIIKQEEAESEQQKAREDPHTSSESGVVQETFNKSFVCNVCESPFLSIKDLTKHLSIHAEEWPFKCEFCVQLFRDKTDLSEHRFLLHGVGNIFVCSVCKKEFAFLCNLQQHQRDLHPDKECTHHEFESGTLRPQNFTDPSKANAEHMQNLPEDSLEPSKEEEDEDLNDSSEELYTTIKIMASGVKSKDPDVRMGLNQHYPSFKPPPFQYHHRNPMGIGVTATNFTTHNIPQTFTTAIRCTKCGKSVDNMPELHKHILACASASDKKRYTPKKNPVPLKQTVQPKNGMVVIAGPGKNAFRRMGQPKRLNFNVEISKMSSNKLKISALKKKNQLVQKAILQKKKSAQQKAELKNNPSETDSHICPYCNREFTYIGSLNKHASYSCPKKPISPSSKKNSSKKSAASSPANSDKGSNQRRRTADAEIKMQSTQPHLGKTRARTSGPAQLQLPSASFKSKQNVKFVPSMRSKKPNSSSSLRNSSPVRVSKMSHVDGKKTKVVSKNNSSGISSKASRKLHVRIQRNNKAVLPSKSAVASKKKADRFSVKSRERIGGPITRSLQQAANAEAAENKRDESSTKQELKDFSCRLRMASRCPSSSSHNPSSRQCKKSSSTTSHFFKA, from the exons GAAAGAAGAAGACTCAGGAAGGTAAAAACAAGGGAAAGAaggcagcagaaacaaaacagaaaaagactGATTTGGATTCTACTTCTGCAGATATGAGGGATTCTAAAGAAG CTCATAAAGAGGAGGATGAAACgccttctgtttctgctgtgctgtctcTGGAACAAACAGCTGTGATTCAGGAAATGGTAAATCAAGATGTACTTCCAAAGCTGATGATCCCCAGTCCAACCAACGAAACACAAGTGGTAACTGAAGACAAACAAGGAGAAGCAATAAACTGTGCATCAGATGATTTAGATGAtgatgaagaggaggatgaagaagaggaagatgaagaggaGATAGAAGATACCAATATGCCTAGAGAAAATGCTGGAATGCCTTTGATATGTGAGGAAAAGTTGGACTCCATGGAAGAACAAAAGAGTACATCAGAGGAATCTCCAGAAAGCTCTCCAAAGAAAAAACTCGTGGTGAAAATTCCAAAAGCAGAGGGGGAATCCAACGGTGATGTTCAGGAAACATTCATGTTTCCTTGCCAGCATTGTGAGAGGAAGTTTACAACAAAGCAAGGACTTGAGCGCCACATGCACATCCATATATCCACCCTGAGCCACGCGTTCAAGTGTCGATACTGCGGGAAAGCCTTTGGCACTCAGATCAACAGGCGGAGGCACGAGCGACGCCACGAGGCCGGGCCGAAAAGGAAACCGTTCCTGACACTGACCTCGTCACAACACCTGGATAATGTTGCTGATAACCAAGTCATTGTGGATGATGGTCTTAAAGATGACCTGAATGTTTCCAGTCTTGTGCAAGACTCTGTTGTTTTGGATTCTGAGAAAGTTTCCCAGGAAATGTCAAACTCCACGTTTGCTGAGGAAAATAAGGAGCCCAAAGAATTGCATCCATGCAAATACTGCAAAAAGGTTTTTGGTACTCACACCAACATGCGGAGGCATCAGCGTAGGGTTCACGAGCGTCATCTTATTCCCAAAGGTGTCAGAAGAAAAGGGTTCTTTACTGAAGAGCCACCTCTCCCGacagagccagccccagcagtcCAGAGTGTGTACATAGCGAGCACAGAAATAGAAGAGGAAGGTGAAGGAGATGATGTCTACCTTATGGATATATCCAGCAATATCTCTGAGAATTTAAATTACTACATTGATGGTAAAATTCAGTCCAACAGCAGCACTAGCAATTGTGACGTGATTCAGATGGAGTCCAACTCTGCAGACTTGTATGGATTGAATTGTATAATCAGTCCGGTCACAGTGGAAATTTCCACAAATTTAAAGGTTACACAGACACATGTGAATGAACCTCCTAAGGAACCCGCTAGCAGTGGGAGCAGTGAATCCAAAAAGAGAAGAACTGCCAGCCCTCCTCTTgtaccaaaaataaaaactgaaatagaCCCAGAACCTATAACTCCTACTAGTTCTTTAAATCTTCCTCTTAGCATTTCAACAGAAAGCTTAccttttcataaagaaaaaggGGTTTATTTGTCGTCAAAATTAAAGCAGCTTCTTCAGACACAGGACAATAAGAAGATAACTCCATCAAGTGAAATCCCTAAAATAGGACCTTCTGTTACATCATCATCTGTTTTGCCTCCAGTATCCAGCAGGTTTAAAAGAAGGACCAGCTCTCCTCCCAGTTCTCCACAGCACAGTCCAGTGCTTCGAGACTTTGTCAAATCAGGTGAGGGAAAAACTGTGTGGAATGATAATGTTCGGAGTTCAAAAATGCCAAAGTTAGAAAGCCACAGCAACTCACCTGCTTGGAGCTTGACTGGAAGAGAGGACAAAGAGACTTTGAGCCCTCTTTGCTTTGAAGAATATAAAATATCGAAAGACTGGACAGCAGCTCCGACTTTTGGCAATGTGTGCAACCAGCAGCCATTGGATTTATCCAGTGGTATGAAACAAAGGTCTGATGTCAAAAGCAAGACTCAGGTTCCCTGGGAATCTGTTCTAGATCTAAGTGTGCATAAGAAGCCTTGCAGTGATGCTGAAATTAGGGAATACAAAGAAAATTCCACACATGCAACGTGTAGCGGCGTTAAGAAGAAGAAACCCACCACTTGCATGTTGCAGAAGGTTCTGCTGAACGAGTACAATGGGACGGAAGCAGCCCCAGACAGCGCGCTGGGCACGGACAGCGCCGCCAGCCCCAGCAAGGCCCTGGAGCCTGAGGCAGAGCCCGACGTGGATCCCGCGCTCTCGGCGCCGTCTTCCACTGACACTCAGCCCCTGAGCTCCGCCGCTTCCCCCGTGCCACAGGCGTCTGCTGCACCTGCCGTGTGCCAGCTGCCTCCGTTGTTAACGCCCACCAACCCCCCGTCCCCGCCGCCCTGCCTGCCCGTGCTAACAGTGGCCACCTCACCTCCCCCACTGCTCCCAACGATGCCCTTACCGATCCCAGatgtctctgccagtgccactAACACTTCCTCCTGTCCCTCGCCACTCTCCAACACTACTACCCAGTCCCCACTACCAGTTCTTTCACCTACAGTTTCTCCTTCTCCATCCCCTGTCCCTTCTGTTGAACCTcttatttctgctgcttcacCTGGCCCCCCTACACTgtcttcctcatcttcctcctcctcttcctcctctttctcatcctcttcctcctcatcgTCTCCATCTCCACCTCCTCTTTCTGTAGTTTCTTCTGTTGTTTCCTCTGCTGATAACCTTGAAAGTTCTCTCCCAATAATAAAACAGGAAGAAGCTGAAAGCGAGCAGCAGAAAGCGAGAGAAGATCCTCATACTTCAAGTGAATCAGGAGTAGTGCAGGAAACGTTCAACAAGAGCTTTGTGTGCAATGTCTGCGAatcaccttttctttccattaaagACCTAACAAAGCATTTATCCATTCATGCTGAAGAATGGCCCTTCAAATGTGAATTCTGTGTACAGCTTTTTAGGGATAAAACAGACTTGTCAGAACATCGCTTTCTGCTTCATGGAGTAGGGAATATCTTTGTTTGTTCAGTGTGTAAAAaggaatttgcttttttatgcAATTTGCAACAGCATCAACGGGATCTCCATCCAGACAAAGAGTGCACACATCATGAGTTTGAAAGTGGGACTTTGAGACCCCAGAATTTCACTGACCCTAGTAAGGCGAACGCAGAGCACATGCAGAACCTGCCAGAAGATTCTTTGGAACCTtcaaaagaggaggaagatgaagatCTAAATGATTCTTCTGAAGAGCTTTATACTACTATAAAAATAATGGCTTCTGGAGTGAAATCTAAAGATCCAGATGTTCGTATGGGCCTCAATCAACACTACCCAAGCTTTAAACCACCTCCGTTCCAGTATCACCATCGTAATCCTATGGGTATTGGAGTTACTGCAACAAACTTCACAACCCATAATATCCCACAGACTTTTACTACTGCCATTCGATGCACAAAATGTGGAAAAAGTGTTGATAACATGCCTGAGTTACACAAACACATACTGGCTTGTGCATCTGCTAGTGATAAAAAGAGATACACacctaaaaaaaatccagtaccCCTCAAACAGACAGTGCAGCCTAAGAATGGCATGGTGGTTATTGCAGGGCCTGGGAAGAACGCCTTCAGACGAATGGGTCAGCCTAAAAGACTCAATTTCAATGTTGAGATTAGCAAAATGTCCTCcaataaactaaaaataagtgcattgaaaaagaaaaaccagctTGTACAGAAAGCTATcctgcaaaaaaagaaatctgcccagcagaaggcagaactgaaaaataacCCATCTGAGACGGACTCTCACATCTGCCCCTACTGCAACAGAGAGTTCACTTACATTGGGAGTTTGAACAAACACGCATCATACAGCTGCCCCAAAAAACCCATCTCTCCCTCCTCCAAAAAGAATTCTTCCAAAAAAAGTGCAGCTTCTTCACCTGCAAACAGTGACAAAGGCAGCAACCAGCGCAGGCGAACAGCAGAtgcagaaatcaaaatgcagagcaCTCAGCCTCATCTGGGCAAGACGAGAGCACGAACCTCAGgacctgcacagctccagctcccctcTGCCTCCTTCAAGTCCAAACAAAACGTTAAATTTGTACCTTCCATGCGATCTAAAAAGCCAAATTCATCTTCATCGTTGAGGAACTCTAGTCCTGTAAGAGTGTCTAAAATGTCCCATGTTGATGGGAAAAAAACTAAGGTGGTTTCTAAGAACAATTCCTCTGGAATCTCCAGCAAAGCGTCGCGGAAATTGCACGTCAGAATACAAAGGAATAATAAAGCTGTTTTGCCAAGTAAATCTGCTGTGGCGAGTAAGAAAAAGGCAGACAGGTTCAGTGTAAAATCTAGAGAGAGGATTGGAGGACCAATCACACGGAgtctgcagcaggcagcaaatgcagaagcagcagaaaacaaaagagatgAAAGCAGTACAAAGCAAGAACTGAAAGATTTCAG TTGCCGGCTCCGCATGGCCTCTAGAtgtccctcctcctcctcgcataaccccagcagcaggcagtgcaAGAAATCCAGCTCCACCACATCCCACTTCTTCAAGGCATAG